The proteins below come from a single Tigriopus californicus strain San Diego chromosome 3, Tcal_SD_v2.1, whole genome shotgun sequence genomic window:
- the LOC131878136 gene encoding uncharacterized protein LOC131878136 codes for MRTPSRSTPDSLAIMSGLVHQEPEHAVHGMGPDPTQEEDHKTQCCPEMDLHRSCTVLGCQSEPDADVEREYDPRNLNISFAGCGFLGIYHLGVAAAFSHFLPDCQYDKLCGASAGALAATGLVAGIPVTKMVTTLLEVAGEARRHFGGALNPSYNITDVLFEKLRQILPEDIHIRANGKLFVSVTKIMDGKNVMIENYMSRDELIEAIVASAFIPGFSGAMPPVFRGCRIIDGGFSCNLPDIFDNTITVSPFAGSAIICPLDDGKVRAYPVHRLHFSDQGTDVTFANAIRLKHVMYPPSLEELNKILMAGFKDGHRFLRTEGFIKCTQCLTIRSEMTACEDLISCDEFEDSLPQAISHTFESFRNRAENLLLHSSKRFSLFNKTCRFVFNVASYTPPVYLMKKSIQVAHGTTVLLAKTFVTMVNMLEVLIDIRLQSEAEKYLGHTLKAFIKHDDWISVTAPKGSRPVKKRVPKRAVSMDINISQFGRGHDEDDEDDFSSGGSAVVAGCNEDGVDLVQIRVENIVNEGNPDPTTDEEARQLQADNLLNATRSENISRSVSHGWFSFSCSNPDPTTDEEARQLQADNLLNATRSENISRSVSRLGSRIASKRNSLQSSRQHSRTGSRRGSITTSRQTSESEGGETLENIRRVTERQNSVLGYYYRNDKGDLVMVNIYDISNTDPADILGNDILNADSIILDPEEVHDRLRSVPLDRFISNQSTSQTSSSSHADDST; via the exons ATGCGGACACCATCC AGATCAACCCCTGATTCGCTCGCCATCATGAGCGGACTAGTTCATCAAGAGCCGGAACATGCAGTGCACGGAATGGGTCCAGATCCCACTCAAGAAGAGGATCACAAGACGCAATGCTGCCCGGAAATGGATCTGCATCGGAGTTGCACGGTGTTGGGTTGCCAATCCGAACCTGATGCGGATGTGGAGCGGGAATACGACCCCCGGAATCTGAACATTTCCTTCGCTGGATGTGGATTTCTCGGGATCTATCATTTGGGCGTGGCGGCGGCCTTCAGCCACTTCCTGCCAGATTGTCAGTATGACAAGCTCTGTGGAGCTTCGGCGGGCGCATTAGCGGCCACGGGCTTGGTGGCTGGAATTCCTGTCA CCAAGATGGTGACCACGCTATTGGAGGTGGCTGGAGAAGCACGCAGACATTTTGGCGGTGCCCTCAACCCTTCCTACAACATCACGGATGTCCTCTTTGAGAAGCTACGGCAAATCCTCCCGGAGGACATTCACATTCGAGCCAATGGAAAGCTGTTCGTGTCGGTCACCAAGATCATGGACGGAAAGAACGTCATGATCGAGAACTATATGAGCCGAGATGAGCTCATCGAAGCCATCGTAGCAAGTGCATTCATTCCCGGATTCTCCGGAGCCATGCCGCCCGTGTTTCGAGGCTGCCGGATCATTGATGGCGGGTTTTCTTGCAACTTACCCGACATTTTTGACAATACCATCACGGTGTCACCCTTTGCTGGGAGTGCCATCATTTGTCCCTTGGACGATGGGAAGGTCAGAGCTTATCCCGTGCACAGG CTTCATTTCAGCGATCAAGGTACGGATGTGACCTTTGCCAATGCCATCCGCTTGAAGCACGTGATGTATCCTCCCTCTTTGGAGGAGCTGAACAAGATCCTCATGGCGGGTTTCAAGGATGGTCATCGGTTCCTGAGGACTGAAGGCTTCATCAAATGCACGCAATGTCTGACTATTCGCTCGGAGATGACCGCTTGCGAAGATTTAATCTCTTGCGATGAATTCGAG GACTCCCTCCCTCAAGCCATTAGCCATACGTTCGAATCGTTCCGAAATCGAGCGGAGAACTTGCTCTTGCATTCGAGCAAACGCTTCTCATTGTTCAACAAAACCTGCCGATTCGTGTTCAACGTGGCCTCCTACACGCCTCCTGTGTATTTGATGAAGAAGAGCATTCAAGTGGCTCATGGAACGACCGTGCTCTTGGCCAAGACCTTCGTGACCATGGTCAACATGCTGGAAGTGCTCATCGATATCCGGCTTCAATCCGAGGCCGAAAAGTACCTCGGACATACACTGAAGGCCTTCATCAAGCACGACGATTGGATCTCAGTCACGGCACCTAAAGGATCCCGTCCAGTGAAGAAACGGGTCCCCAAACGTGCCGTGAGCATGGATATCAACATCAGCCAATTTGGTCGCGGGcatgatgaggacgacgaggatgattTTAGCTCCGGAGGGTCGGCTGTGGTGGCTGGATGCAACGAAGACGGGGTCGATCTGGTCCAGATCCGAGTCGAAAACATTGTCAATGAAGG CAATCCGGATCCGACCACAGACGAAGAGGCCCGACAACTCCAAGCGGACAATCTTCTGAATGCCACCCGATCCGAAAATATCTCTCGAAGTGTGTCTC ATGGATGGTTTTCGTTTTCATGTAGCAATCCGGATCCGACCACAGACGAAGAGGCCCGACAACTCCAAGCGGACAATCTTCTGAATGCCACCCGATCCGAAAATATCTCTCGAAGTGTGTCTCGTTTGGGCTCGAGGATTGCTTCCAAGCGGAACTCGCTCCAATCCTCGCGGCAACATTCTCGGACCGGATCCAG ACGGGGTTCGATAACAACCAGCCGACAAACGAGTGAATCCGAAGGTGGAGAGACTTTGGAAAACATCCGGAGAGTCACCGAGCGTCAGAACTCGGTTCTCGGTTATTACTATCGTAACGATAAAGGCGACCTGGTCATGGTGAACATTTACGACATCTCAAACACGGATCCAGCTGATATCCTGGGTAATGACATCTTGAATGCGGACTCCATCATCTTGGACCCCGAAGAGGTTCACGACCGATTGCGATCCGTGCCTCTGGATCGCTTCATTTCGAATCAATCCACCTCACAGACATCTTCGTCGAGTCATGCGGATGATTCGACTTAG
- the LOC131877381 gene encoding calpain-D-like: MSAALNRATPQPPRSASLTPIELPDSVTPLATPPPKARSPKRGSNTTVLNKVKAKLSRSLSLTGSFKENHAPQSSSTQPTTPLVALRSHSHSRSAHHDGGGAARGPPPRRCRSEVTSPNTAQLLARFVAARTQITPLQDNGGGAPADAKAARHSENGPASQGRALVVPPECARQSSSGGRSGPASSSGPAGPPATEGIHSPLPKHALGQSRPILSVDKDTGILAVNQMWACPFCAFAYNPDPVQACQNCHSSRRARVTTPTPSALSSTLSSTLSSTLSSTLSSTLSSTLSSNLRDDFQFVPDDLRLASTADSSAVKPSWICDFCTLENPGPAVQCLACRVQAPQPAQGPGWTCERCTLRNLGQSDQCKACDSLNPSSPAALKAARRAQDVQRCPACTFENKKHQTICDLCGTVLQTSSETSPSMRQTPKTSTTKSHHQHDNNNPGPISQKPPITDYDTQQYETADRSDSIVSMASIRQESELMDELRQIEESEAKEQLNIILDVCQTTNDSFVDDSFPPAPKSLFHDTKDPSNHQVSRWLRPQQIASDNRVQWTLFRTPFPSDISQGILGNCWLLSALAVLAEREDLVRKVMVSKDFCKAGAYHIRLCKDGRWKTVLVDDLLPCDKRGRLVYSQAKRNQLWVPLIEKAVAKIHGCYEALVSGRAIEGLATLTGAPCESLPLQASSLQTPEEELDTDLIWAQLLSSRNAGFLMGASCGGGNMRVNDEDYKQVGLRPRHAYSVLDVRDLAGMKLVRMRNPWGHFSWNGDWSDKSDLWTAELKEQLMVHGEDDGVFWMAYEDVLRYFDCIDICKVRKDWNEIRVNGCLPPFSSKKHQSCFLLTVLEPTEVEFSLFQEGQRTSSRNSRSQLDLCVVIFRSSTTGPPQLGKLVKSSKRQVRGFVGTHVMLEPGCYLVVNLAFNHWHTGYNDSSDFPKYILALHSSKKLLIEQLNSSFHLLADSIINLTLAEGQRHEGRQGMTAYYLTKGWAGLVVVIENRHENRWVHVKCDCKESYNVVSTRGVLYTVDSVPPLHRQVINVLTQLEGCGGFSIAHRLTHRLSSSAGLSEWGPPTSQHEPLIDSGISGLHDPRPV, translated from the exons ATGTCTGCGGCTTTGAACCGAGCCACGCCCCAGCCACCGCGTTCGGCCTCACTCACGCCCATCGAATTGCCCGATTCGGTCACGCCCCTCGCCACCCCTCCACCCAAAGCCCGGTCGCCCAAACGCGGCAGTAACACCACGGTTCTCAACAAGGTGAAGGCCAAATTATCGCGCTCTTTGTCGCTGACCGGTTCTTTCAAAGAGAATCACGCCCCTCAATCCAGTTCCACCCAACCCACCACGCCCTTAGTGGCCTTACGCTCGCACTCCCACAGTCGATCCGCCCACCACGACGGGGGCGGGGCCGCTCGAGGCCCGCCCCCTCGTCGTTGCCGCTCGGAAGTGACCAGTCCTAATACCGCCCAACTTCTAGCTCGTTTTGTGGCTGCCCGCACCCAAATCACGCCCCTGCAGGACAACGGAGGCGGCGCCCCAGCCGACGCTAAAGCTGCCCGACACTCGGAGAACGGGCCGGCCTCCCAAGGGCGCGCCCTGGTGGTTCCACCTGAGTGCGCTCGTCAGTCCTCCTCGGGCGGGCGTTCAGGCCCCGCGTCCTCGTCAGGGCCCGCCGGTCCCCCGGCCACCGAGGGCATTCACTCGCCCTTGCCCAAGCATGCGCTCGGCCAGAGCCGACCGATTTTAAGTGTAGACAAGGACACGGGCATCCTGGCCGTCAACCAAATGTGGGCCTGTCCCTTTTGCGCCTTTGCTTACAACCCGGATCCGGTTCAAGCCTGCCAGAATTGCCACTCCTCACGGCGAGCCCGAGTCACCACGCCTACACCCTCGGCCCTGTCCTCGACCCTGTCCTCGACCCTGTCCTCGACCCTGTCCTCGACCCTGTCCTCGACCCTGTCCTCGACCCTGTCCTCGAATCTGCGGGATGATTTTCAGTTCGTGCCCGACGATCTCCGTTTAGCCTCCACGGCGGATTCGTCGGCCGTGAAACCGTCCTGGATTTGCGACTTTTGCACCCTGGAGAATCCCGGCCCGGCCGTGCAATGTCTGGCCTGCCGCGTCCAGGCCCCTCAGCCCGCCCAGGGCCCAGGTTGGACGTGCGAGCGGTGCACCTTGCGGAATCTCGGTCAATCCGATCAGTGTAAAGCCTGTGATAGCCTCAATCCGAGCTCGCCCGCCGCGCTCAAAGCCGCTCGGCGCGCCCAAGACGTCCAACGATGTCCGGCCTGCACCTTCGAGAATAAGAAGCATCAAACCATATGTGATCTCTGTGGCACGGTTCTCCAGACCTCGTCCGAAACCTCGCCTTCGATGCGTCAGACCCCGAAGACATCGACGACCAAGAGCCACCACCAGCATGATAACAATAATCCGGGGCCGATCTCCCAGAAACCGCCCATCACCGATTATGATACTCAACAGTATGAAACTGCGGATCGATCGGACAGCATCGTGTCCATGGCCTCAATCCGACAAGAGAGCGAGCTCATGGACGAACTCCGTCAAATCGAAGAGTCGGAGGCTAAGGAGCAATTGAATATCATCTTGGATGTCTGTCAGACG ACGAATGACTCATTTGTGGACGATTCGTTTCCTCCAGCACCCAAAAGTCTCTTTCACGACACCAAAGATCCCTCCAATCATCAAGTTTCCCGATGGCTGCGTCCTCAACAGATTGCTAGTGATAATCGTGTCCAATGGACCCTGTTTCGGACGCCTTTTCCTTCGGACATTTCCCAGG GCATTTTGGGAAATTGCTGGCTTCTGAGCGCCCTCGCTGTTTTGGCCGAACGCGAGGATTTGGTCCGAAAAGTCATGGTGTCCAAAGACTTTTGCAAGGCCGGGGCCTACCACATCCGATTATGTAAAGATGGCCGATGGAAAACGGTGTTGGTGGACGATTTGCTGCCGTGCGATAAACGCGGTCGGCTGGTTTACTCTCAGGCCAAACGTAATCAGCTCTGGGTGCCTTTGATTGAGAAGGCAGTGGCCAAAATTCACGGTTGCTATGAGGCCTTGGTCTCTGGACGGGCCATTGAAGGCCTAGCCACACTTACTGGAGCGCCTTGCGAGAGTTTGCCCCTGCAG GCGAGCTCGCTGCAAACTCCGGAGGAGGAACTAGACACGGATCTCATTTGGGCTCAACTTTTGTCCTCACGGAACGCAGGATTCCTGATGGGAGCCTCATGTGGAGGAGGCAATATGCGAGTCAATGACGAAGATTACAAGCAAGTTGGGCTCCGCCCTCGTCACGCCTACTCCGTGTTAGATGTCCGAGACCTGGCCGGCATGAAACTCGTCCGCATGAGAAACCCTTGGGGACACTTCTCTTGGAATGGAGACTGGTCGGATAAATCCGATCTCTGGACTGCTGAACTGAAGGAGCAACTCATGG TTCATGGGGAGGACGACGGCGTGTTCTGGATGGCCTATGAGGATGTGTTACGATATTTTGATTGTATCGACATTTGCAAAGTTCGAAAAGACTGGAACGAAATCCGTGTCAACGGTTGTCTGCCGCCTTTCTCGTCCAAGAAACATCAAAGTTGTTTCCTCCTCACCGTCCTCGAGCCCACAGAAGTCGAGTTCTCGCTTTTTCAAGAAGGTCAAAG AACATCGTCTCGGAATAGCCGTTCTCAGTTGGATCTGTGTGTGGTGATTTTCCGATCTAGCACCACTGGGCCCCCTCAACTGGGcaaattggtcaaatcaaGCAAGCGACAAGTCCGCGGATTCGTGGGCACTCATGTGATGCTCGAACCAGGATGCTACCTCGTTGTCAACTTGGCTTTCAACCACTGGCACACGG GTTACAACGACTCATCCGACTTTCCCAAGTACATACTAGCCCTTCACAGCTCCAAGAAGCTACTGATCGAACAACTGAACTCCTCGTTTCATCTACTCGCAGACTCCATCATCAACCTCACCCTCGCCGAAG GACAAAGACACGAAGGTCGTCAAGGTATGACCGCCTACTACCTCACCAAAGGCTGGGCTGGACTTGTGGTCGTGATCGAGAATCGTCACGAAAACCGTTGGGTTCATGTCAAATGCGATTGCAAGGAAAGCTACAACGTAGTCTCTACTCGGGGCGTGCTCTACACGGTAGACTCGGTCCCGCCCCTTCATAG acAAGTCATCAATGTCCTCACTCAATTGGAAGGCTGTGGTGGCTTTTCCATTGCCCATCGACTGACTCATCGATTGTCATCGAGTGCGGGCCTTTCGGAATGGGGTCCACCCACTTCTCAGCACGAGCCACTCATTGATAGTGGAATTAGTGGGCTGCACGATCCTCGTCCGGTTTAG